Proteins from one Malania oleifera isolate guangnan ecotype guangnan chromosome 4, ASM2987363v1, whole genome shotgun sequence genomic window:
- the LOC131153725 gene encoding uncharacterized protein LOC131153725: MPSIYDIMQNLKEMFGDQNRATRQNAMKELMNTTMAEGTLARDHVLKIIGLLNELEILGAKIDEETLVDIVLLSLPDSFKQFCLNYNINKLFYSLVELLKEL, encoded by the coding sequence ATGCCTTCTATCTATGATATAATgcagaacctcaaagaaatgtttggggaTCAAAATCGTGCTACTAGGCAGAATGCTATgaaggaacttatgaatactactatGGCAGAAGGAACCCTAGCAAGGGATCATGTTTTGAAGATAATTGGTCTTCTCAATGAGCTAGAGATCCTTGGAGCTAAAATCGATGAGGAAACCTTGGTTGATATCGTTCTCCTGTCGCTGCCTGACTCTTTCAAGCAGTTTTGCCTGAACTACAACATTAATAAGCTTTTTTACTCATTGGTAGAACTACTTAAAGAGCTTTAA